A single genomic interval of Arthrobacter sp. NicSoilB8 harbors:
- a CDS encoding 2Fe-2S iron-sulfur cluster-binding protein, with product MPTVHFTDAEGAVRDVQGNTGDSVMETAVRNGVPGIVAECGGSLSCATCHVFVREDCLAQLPPMEDMEDEMLYGTAVDREDNSRLSCQLRLTDELELFVTTPETQV from the coding sequence ATGCCAACGGTTCATTTCACCGACGCCGAGGGCGCTGTCCGCGACGTTCAGGGCAACACCGGCGACTCCGTCATGGAAACCGCGGTGCGCAACGGCGTCCCCGGCATCGTCGCCGAATGCGGCGGCTCGCTGTCCTGCGCCACCTGCCACGTCTTCGTCCGCGAGGACTGCCTCGCGCAGCTCCCGCCGATGGAGGACATGGAGGACGAGATGCTCTACGGCACGGCCGTGGACCGCGAGGACAACTCGCGGCTGTCCTGCCAGCTCCGCCTCACGGACGAGCTCGAACTGTTCGTCACCACCCCGGAAACCCAGGTGTAG
- a CDS encoding FAD-dependent oxidoreductase → MSTNAVEQAAPAAQAEGATPSSTPARTGLLIIGASQSGVQLAVSLRALGFDEHITLLGDEDHRPYQRPALSKEFLQGTVESESLIFRSNEYWAEHNVDLVKGEFIVRIDKNTDGSGTAHSSSGKQFPFKRLALTVGARARKLEIEGGDLDGVLYLRNADDALALKARVGDASDVVVIGGGFIGLEAASSLQKMGKNVTVLEFGPRLVGRAVGEETAQYFLQAHRSRGLDIRLSVSARRFIANDAPGERRPAVAGVELEDGTVLPAQIVLIGIGVIPNTQLAEQLGLTVDNGIVVDRFALASDGTTVAIGDCANMPNPVPGSAPGERIRLESVNNAIEHAKVAAYSLTGRREEYAGIPWFWSNQADLKLQIAGLCNGYDRTVLRRDEERGKFSVLYYRHGQVIAADCVNAPLDFMAVKNALAKGQNIPAEAAADAATPLKTITTDS, encoded by the coding sequence GTGAGCACCAACGCGGTTGAGCAGGCGGCCCCCGCCGCCCAGGCCGAGGGCGCAACGCCTTCGAGCACGCCGGCCCGCACCGGCCTGCTGATCATCGGGGCGAGCCAGTCCGGCGTCCAGCTCGCGGTATCCCTGCGGGCGCTCGGCTTCGACGAGCACATCACCTTGCTCGGCGACGAGGACCACCGGCCCTACCAGCGCCCCGCCCTGTCCAAGGAGTTCCTGCAGGGCACCGTGGAGAGCGAATCGCTGATCTTCCGCTCGAACGAATACTGGGCCGAACACAACGTGGACCTGGTCAAGGGCGAATTCATCGTCCGGATCGACAAGAACACGGACGGCTCCGGAACCGCGCATTCTTCCTCCGGCAAACAGTTCCCCTTCAAGCGCCTGGCCCTCACCGTGGGTGCCCGCGCCCGGAAACTGGAGATCGAGGGCGGGGACCTCGACGGCGTGCTGTACCTGCGCAATGCCGACGACGCCCTGGCGCTCAAGGCGCGGGTGGGCGATGCCAGCGATGTGGTGGTGATCGGCGGCGGATTCATCGGCCTCGAGGCCGCGTCCAGCCTGCAGAAAATGGGCAAGAACGTCACCGTCCTGGAGTTCGGCCCGCGGCTCGTCGGCCGCGCCGTCGGCGAGGAAACGGCCCAGTACTTCCTGCAGGCGCACCGCTCCCGCGGCCTGGACATCCGGCTCAGCGTGAGCGCCAGGCGCTTCATCGCGAACGACGCCCCGGGGGAGCGGCGCCCGGCGGTGGCCGGCGTCGAACTCGAGGACGGCACCGTGCTGCCCGCGCAGATCGTGCTGATCGGGATCGGCGTCATCCCCAATACCCAACTGGCCGAACAGCTCGGGCTGACGGTCGACAACGGGATCGTGGTGGACCGCTTTGCGCTGGCCTCCGACGGCACCACGGTGGCGATCGGCGACTGCGCCAACATGCCCAACCCGGTGCCCGGCTCCGCACCGGGAGAGCGGATCCGGCTCGAAAGCGTCAACAACGCGATCGAGCACGCCAAGGTGGCCGCGTATTCGCTCACCGGCCGGCGGGAGGAATATGCCGGCATTCCGTGGTTCTGGTCCAACCAGGCGGACCTCAAGCTGCAGATCGCCGGACTGTGCAACGGCTACGACCGGACCGTCCTCCGGCGCGACGAGGAACGCGGGAAATTCAGCGTCCTCTACTACCGCCACGGCCAGGTCATCGCCGCGGACTGCGTCAATGCGCCGCTGGACTTCATGGCCGTGAAGAACGCCCTGGCCAAAGGCCAGAACATCCCTGCCGAGGCTGCTGCCGATGCGGCCACACCCCTCAAGACGATCACGACAGACAGCTAA